The sequence ACCCGGCTTGTCAGCAGGCCTGGCCGGCGCACCAGCCAGAGGCCCAGGCCCACTGGAAGTTGTAGCCGCCCAGCCAGCCCGTCACGTCGACAACCTCACCAATGAAGTACAGCCCCGGCACCTGCTTTGCTGCCATGGTCTGCGACGACAGCTCGGCGGTGTCGACGCCGCCAAGGGTGACCTCGGCGGTGCGATAACCTTCGCTGCCAGCCGGGACCAGCTGCCAGGCATCGAGGCGGCTGGCCAGTGCATCCAGTTGCCTGTTGCTGCAATCCGCCAGGTTGCCGCCGGGCCAGTCGCCCGCCATGCTCGCAGCCAGCTCCTCGACAAAACGCTTCGGCAGGCGCTCTGCCAGTATTGTTGTCAGCCTGGCGCGAGGCCGCTGCTGTCGCATGTCCCTGAGCCACTCGGCCGCACTCTCCCCCGGGAAGAGATCGAGCCGGATCGCCTCGCCCTCCCGCCAGTAAGAAGACACCTGCAGGATCGCAGGACCGCTCAGGCCACGATGCGTGAACAACAGGTTTTCACGAAAGCCGGTGCCGTCTTCGGCACTGGCCTCGCAATCCAGGCTCACGCCGGACAAGGCATCCGCCTGCCGTTTCAGTGCGCCATCCAGCGTCAACGGCACGAGCGCAGCCCGTGTCGGCAACACCTTGAGGCCGAATTGCCCGGCCAGTCGGTAGCCGAAGTCGCTCGCACCCATGGTCGGAAAGCTGAGGCCGCCACAGGCGACAACCAGGCTGTCGCTGCTGAAGCTTCCCAGCGAGGTCTCCAGTTCGAAGCGTTCATTCCTGCTGACGGCATCGATATCGCAGCGCGTGAGAATCTGCACACTGGCCTGCTTGCACTCGTCTGCCAGCATGGCAACGATGTCCTTGGCGCTGTTGTCGCAGAACAGCTGGCCGAGCTTTTTCTCGTGATAGGAAATGCCATGCTTTTCCACCAGCGCGATGAAGTCAGCGGGCGTGTAACGCGACAGGGCCGACTTCGCGAAATGGGGGTTGGCGGAAATGAAGTTGTCCGGCCCGGCGTTGATGTTGGTGAAATTGCAGCGTCCACCGCCGGACAGCAGGATCTTCTTGCCGATCCGCTTGGCATGGTCGAGCACGAGGACCTTGCGGCCACGCCTGCCGGCTTCGATGGCGCACATCAGTCCCGCGGCGCCTGCGCCGATCACGATGACGTCAAGCTGCTTCATGCAGCACCACGTTCTGCCGGT comes from Gammaproteobacteria bacterium and encodes:
- a CDS encoding NAD(P)/FAD-dependent oxidoreductase, whose translation is MKQLDVIVIGAGAAGLMCAIEAGRRGRKVLVLDHAKRIGKKILLSGGGRCNFTNINAGPDNFISANPHFAKSALSRYTPADFIALVEKHGISYHEKKLGQLFCDNSAKDIVAMLADECKQASVQILTRCDIDAVSRNERFELETSLGSFSSDSLVVACGGLSFPTMGASDFGYRLAGQFGLKVLPTRAALVPLTLDGALKRQADALSGVSLDCEASAEDGTGFRENLLFTHRGLSGPAILQVSSYWREGEAIRLDLFPGESAAEWLRDMRQQRPRARLTTILAERLPKRFVEELAASMAGDWPGGNLADCSNRQLDALASRLDAWQLVPAGSEGYRTAEVTLGGVDTAELSSQTMAAKQVPGLYFIGEVVDVTGWLGGYNFQWAWASGWCAGQAC